atattttcttggAGGCAAattataagaataaaaataatcattgGCATGGAAACCTGTAATTGATTTTTGTGGGAGGTGGATCAGACAGTGATGAactcttttccattttacaaaGATCTTTCTGCACATTTAGAAGAAGCAGTCTGCTGTTCctcctaaatattttcaataagaGAATTCAGGATAGTTGATATTGTAGtcctgagtgaaaaaaaaaaatagattctgGTCTATTCCCTCATTGTTTATGTGGTTTATTAGAATTCTGTGAAGATGTACTTCTTCTATGCCAGAACAGCAGTATAGTATGTACCATTTCTGCCATGTATAGTATAATAGTATGTATCATTTCTGCCaaacatagaaaaaataaaaatcttgttttggTATCACAGAGTGAAGAGTTAGAAGGATATATATAACCCAAAGTTGTGGTCATCTGGGAATTATCTCTCTTAGAAAACAATTACTCTATAATTAGCTCATCCaattagttttcattttaatttctacagCAATGCTTCAAACTAACCATGATCAGAATTTGGTTTGTATATATGGAGTAGAAAGAATAGTAGAGAGctaaatatcaaaatatcatCTTTGTACTTCTCACTTGTATACATCACCTGTCCTTTATCTCAGTGCAGGAGTTCATTAGAAATGGTTATACCTGATCCaatttgaaatagtttttatCAGCcactgtgaggaaaaagaagatttGAGTTTAGCACTGAAGTGTgctacttaaatatttttaataggtGGTAATTGTAACTTTCATTACAAAGTTTAATGGTCTTCCTTGTTCTGCCTGTATTTCAGATCACTCTCTGTACCATATGCTTATCAGTGCTGTGCATTTTGGGGTTGTGATTCTTACCTAAGCTCTAACGCTGAAGATTCTAGTCACCAAGATCAAGGGGCCCTGATGGATCATGAGAAGGGTAAATGTTTCATCATACTTAACCAGCAGTATTGTTTTGTACCCGACTAGAATAGTAGCAGTGTATGTTGCCTTTGATTGAgggaatatgaaaaatataagtCTTTGTAGGGATAGAAAAGCAGTTTCTGCAATTGCTTACAAATCAGCAGTGCCATGTTCCTTCTAAACAGTTGTAAGATATGTTGGACACTGAAAGACTTGcctgtctgggaaaaaaaaaaaaaaaaaagtaattaaaaaaaattcaaactgcaAGTAATGCTTCTGTCATAGTTTTATTCTCAGTGTTTCAGCCTTTCTATTCAGACAGGACTTGTCCTTCCACTGTCTAATTCAGGCTCCCTAGATCTTTCCCCAGTCATCAAAGATGTTGCTTTGTTACAAAGCCACGTGAGCAGCAATTTCAGTACTGAGCATCTCACCTTATGTGGCAAACCAGAACAACTTCACTTGTCAAAAGGCTCAGGTATCAGTGAGCTACTTCCATCCTAGGCAGCTTCACTGCcatttcacttatttttcttcctacaaCTAACATGTTTTTCACTTCTACAGCTAATGCAGATATtccaagaaatgcaaaaaatgaGGAATTGGGACAGACTATTATTCACTGTACACCAGCAACAGGTAAATCTTAAAATGTGCTTTAGCCACACTGAACTTCAGGCATGGTGTTATGCAAAGAGTTGAATGCAGAATTACATCTTTCATTCCTGGTAGTCATTCTGTACACAGAAGATTAAATTCTCCAATGCTTTTGTTAAAGCTTGATTTGATGTCAGTGTTGTTTTGGATGAGCAATCACAAAGATTTGACTCAGCTTTAGACACATAGCCCTTTATTGGAGAACTATGCtaggaaaaataccaaaatttatttccataagCAGAATAATCAAGACTGTAATGCTCATAACTGGAGTCTACTGTGTTTAATGCACTGCCTCCTAATTCTACCTTATTTTTGCCAAGGAGCTATCTGTGGAGTAGACTGTATCATCTGTTCCAGTGAGAGATCAGCCTGTGCTTTAAAAGCTTAACTCAAAAACTAACTAAAAACTTAACTCAAACTGCTATCATTGGTGGTTTTAATGAAGCTTAATGTCTTTCCAGGAGAGAGGACAAGGAGCACTGGTGTGATCtgttccccagccctgctgtagCCTCAATAACTGTGAGCAGAGGGCTGTTACAGGTAGCTGGAGTAGGCAGTAGCATCTTAAACTGCTAAACACACTTGTGCAGTGAACACTCTTATTGGCATACCAGATTTGCTCCAATTCAGGCATGAATAGCCCAGGAGTGTTGAATGTCTTTGATCTTGCAATATTTTCATTCTAGGCAGCTTTGTTTCTGCCCTTCTGTTTCTCTTACTCAAACTGCAAATTTCTGTACACCATTCCACCCAGCTCATAAAGGAATTGCTGTGGTGTCTCTTACTTTCTTGCCTTTGCCACAGCCTCTCCAGAGGATTCCTTCCATGCATCTTGTACCCCTTTGTCTGCATAAACAGGAGCATGCAGAAGGGGGAACAGTATGCTTCCAATGAAGTTACTTCTGGATGAGCAGGAATCTTCCAAgtcttatttctttctcttctcctaaCTACTATTTTATGTTATGAAAATCTGTCTATCTTTTGAGCTAGCTTTGGCTTTAATATCCAGAATATCACAAGGATTTCTTGATCACAGCCAAAAAAAACTGTAGTCAGAAAGtcaaatatattattaatgTAATTGTATATAATCTGAAAGTTAATTTGCTAAAGGTGCTTAGTTGATTTTGATCTCCTGTTTACAGAATGAGAATTGAGATGGTGTGTTACATGGGTTAAAGTCTTTAGCTCTTTCTTTTTGTCCATGCCAGAAATGCTGTAATAGGTCTAAAAGAAAGAGCTTGTTTTACAAGTTCACAATTTGCCTTGTTTTTCACTAGTCCCTCTCATACTAACAAGTTTCTATGCCATGCTGCCATCTGGTCATAAGATACTCCACCCACCATGTAAATTCTGAATCATTGCTCAGCCTGTAGATCCACTTTTCACTTTGCCTAAAGAATGGATTGTTGAACAGTGGTGCTCAAGTAGCTCAAGTTCACTGAAACACCCTTCTGAGCACGAATTTTTGCCCCCTCCCAGCATGGGCTGGGAATATCAGTGAGAGAGGAGGGTAACTTTTAACTCCAAGGATAGCTAGACTTTGGGAGAAAGACAGGAAAGGGTGGTGGCTTTTGTCTAAAGCACAGCAACTAGAAAAATGGCTTCAAATCAATTTTTGGAAGCACAGagttgacattttaaaatttcaaaagtaggaagttgtttttatttttaagtagatCATCTTAGCAGGTATTGCTGTGCCACATGAATGTATTGTAAAGTTAATTATTCTGTCATTGATGATTTACTTGGGAATACCTGCTAAAAAGGGGGTTTACTCCTTATTTCCTGATAATCCAGTGGGCTCCATTATTTTGTGGCCAGAAACGAAGCTTgatcatttaaataaacaaattttttttttttttttttgcttggcaGTTCATTAATTTCTGGAAGTTGCTTTAGGCCTTGGGGGATTTTTGCCCTGACATTTAATCATTCTTGGCAGTTCTGTTCCTGCCTGCATTACCTTTCCCCTGCCTAAAGGAAGGGCatgtgctgctcagagccagggTCACAGGCTGAATCCAGCTCAGAAGCTCCAGCCTTTATAGTTGGGAATTTTTCTTGAGCTCCCTGAGTGGTCCTCAATTGCAGGGAGGGATCCTGAGCTATTGTGCTTAGGACAATTAGCAGTGCCTAATGTGGGGATAGGAGAGGTTAAATTCTTCTGATTGTTACTTAAAATCAGTAGGATTTCCCTATGGAATAAATAGCAGTTGGGGGGATTAGAAGGGTAAGCAATAGTAGtgacctttttttcttgtcttgtctcctattattttgtttgttggaCTGTTTTATTACATAAGCTGTTTTAAGTggcaaaagaagaagaaaaaatagttttctcatATGACTTTTCAAGCTCACAGTGCCTTTTAGTGGCGAGGCAGAGGGACTGGGCTTGTGGTAAATGCCTGTCCCTGTTAAAGCTGATTAAACTGAATTTGTCTGCTGTTCTACAGATAATTCCTTGTGACCAAAAATTAGTCCACAAGGCATAAGgtttgtgaataattttttgaGAGAACATGTTCTTTCTAAAAAATTCTCTTCCCTTACAAGGGGATTGTGAACAttcacttttatattttttgccAAACTTTTTTATGAAGTATGAAATCTacataaaataaagtattaagGTGGCACTaataaaagctattttgaaTAGCTAAAAGGTAATTAAGTTTGTTTAGCTAGCTTGTTTATACAAAATGTTCTCAAGTGACCATTCACTGCAGTAGTTATTTCAGACATAATTAATTAGGGAATAACTTCAGCAGAATAGTTTACTTTCAGCTGACCTATTTAGCAGTTCAGGTGTGTATTCTATTCATGAATTAATGAGGAGTATGCTTTTAAGACCTTTTCAAAATCTTACTTACtaaggcagattttttttcctaaatttgttgtccttctgtttgttttttgttttcttctaggTGCTTTTAAGCCTTGTGAATATTTATTGGGCAGCTGGATGATTCGCCTTActgtctggtttatttttttggttgctttgtTCTTCAACCTGCTTGTCATGTTAACAATATTTGCATCCTGTACTACATTGCCATCTTCCAAACTGTTTATAAGCCTGATTTCTGTCTCTAACTTATTTATGGGAGTCTATACCGGTATTTTAACATTCTTGGATGCTGTATCTTGGGGAAGATTTGCTGAATTTGGCATATGGTGGGAGACTGGCAGTGGTTGCAGAATTGCTGGGTTTCTTGCAGTTTTTTCATCAGAAAgtgccatttttttcctgatgttggCTGCTGTTGAACGGAGCTTCTCTGCAAAGGAGTTcattaaaaaggggaaaagcaaTCGCcaaaaacaatttcaaattgcagcattttttgctttcctgtgtgCTCTGGTAGCGGGATGCTTACCACTTTTTTATAAAGCAGAGTACTCAGCATCACCCCTTTGCTTGCCCTTCCCTACTGGAGAAACACCTTTGTTAGGTTTCACGGTAACTTTAGTGCTACTGAATTCATTAGCATTTTTGCTAATGGCCATTATCTACACTAAACTCTATTGCAACTTGGAAAAAGAGGATCTCTCCGAAAACTCACAGTCCAGCACGATTAAGCATGTTGCTTGGCTAATCTTCACGAACTGCatctttttctgtcctgttgCGTTTTTCTCGTTTGCACCGTTGATCACTGCAATTTCTATCAGCCCTGAAATCATGAAGTCTGTTACTTTGATATTTTTCCCATTGCCTGCTTGCCTGAATCCAGTGCTGTACGTATTCTTCAACCCAAAGTTCAAGGAAGACTGGAAGTTGCTCAGGCGCCAGCTGACCAGGAAGAACGGAGCAGTAGCAATTGCTGTCAGTGCTCAAGGGGGCTGCGTGACGCAGGATTTTTACTACGACTGCGGCGTTTACACCCACCTGCAGGGTAGCGTTGCTCTGTGTGAATGTTGCGAATCACTCCTTTTATCCAAGCCCATGCCCTgtaaacatttaataaaatccCACAGCTGTCCTGCACTGGCAGTGGTGCCTTGCCAAAGACCAGATGGCTACTGGTCAGACTGTGGCACGCAGTCAGCCCACTCTGACTACGCGGACGAGGACGACTCCTTTGTGTCAGACAGCTCGGACCAAGTGCAGGCCTGCGGCCGTGCGTGTTTCTACCAAAGCAGAGGGTTCCCTTTGGTTCGTTATGCCTACAACATACCAAGAATTAAAGACTGAAAAGGGCTTTCTGCCATCAGCTGTTCCAATAAAGAGGTATAATGTTTCGCAGACTGTTGCCTGTTTTGACTTTTCAAGCAGGAAGCACTTTTGTAATCGTTATTTAGTGTCATTTGTAAAGAAGGGAAGTGGGCAGTAATTTCTTGAGccatacatttaaaaaaaaaaaaattaaataaatcaattgCCCTGACTGTAAATAATTGGTAAACCAAAATTGTTACCcaatattttttactcttttcacACAATAGTGGTTTCTTTAATACAGTTTTTACATGCTAATGGTGTGTTACCACATCATATTGCAGTTGTACTTTGCTTCATCTGCTGGTGAGGTAAGttctattgatttttatttttttttcccctgcaaaagCACAATATAAAGGACAGCTGTTtaatattacagaaattatttttaaatgtgacttttctataattaagcaaaaaaaatctattgctAGCTTTGTATAGTATATTCAGCATTGAATCTCAGGATGCATTTTATTGCAGGGCcaaaaaagggatttattcTCCCATACGTAACTGTGACAGCAATATCAGAATAATGtgtttgtttcatattttagcTAATGTTCAATTAAACAAAACTGTTTGTTGCAGTAAAGTACTCATAATCTGCAATATTCTGTAGATTtattggaataatttttaacagCTGTCAGGAATAATAGGgttaaacacatttttccagtGATGATGCATTACTTCAGGTGAACCACAGCAAGTTTCTTCAGTATTATGCAGTCGAGTCATACCCTTGGAAGGAATGTTGGTGTTACTGGGGTGTTAGCAGAGATGTCACTGTACACAGCTCATGTCTTAGCAATAAGACTGGCTAGAACTCTGCAGCCTGTTAAATGTTACAGCACTCCAGTAATACCTATGGATAGACTGAGATTTTATGAAATGGAGGGGAAATGCAACACAATTGggcagtaaagaaaaaaaaagcatttttccaaTTACTTTACTGACAGTGAAGTGCACTGTGCAAAGTCACTGATGTTCACATAAATCAGTGCAATCTGTTTAAAGCATTAAAGTTCTGAGACCCAAATGATTTAAGTACAACCAGTGatcaattttttaatatttagtttgAAATATGATCAATACAAAGTTATTAATGCATGATTAAGTAATTATGTAAGGTTTTTGGACAATACACGAGATAAGAGCAAATCCACTGCCATCCCAGTTACTCTGGAGAAATTCTTGTTAAGATCTAAAGCTAGATTGCTGTTTTGAGAATTAAACTGTACATACTGTTCATACAAtgaatttttatctttgtattGTAAGTTATTTGATAGAACCCATGATGGGAAATGTGGCTTCAGTTCATTTTGTTAATTAAAGCTACCTCCTAAAAAATAGTGGCTGCCAGTAGCAGAATGTTTAAAATGTGGTTTATGTACTTTTTTCATTGTAAATAGATGTGGTTGTATATTGTCACTATAATAAAAACAGGATCGTTGTATATCAAAATCATGTAGTTTGTACAAAGTATGGGAGGAATATTTACTGTATGCTGTTAATTTTGTAAGCCAGAATATTCAAGtgtaaaaagggaagaaaaccatCCAAGAGTTGGTAATTCTTATATTTACACTCATGAATATTACATCTGCAATTAGCATGAAATGTTACACTGAAAGCAAATAAAGGGTACATGAATACCTATGGttatttatctctgtttttcaaaagttCAAGCTGAGAACTGTGCACATATAGAATTATTGAGCATAAATTATGTCCCATCTGTTCCTTGGCTACATGTAGTGAAAGTTTCAGGAAAGAATTGccagaaaaacatgaaagttGCCTGTTTACAAGTGGATTTATGATTTCAGAATAATGACGACTCTTGACATGCAAAAGGTTAAAAACCTCAAGTGAAGTGTTAGCCCTCATCTCTTGATTAAAGGTGGTATGTATTGTGTTTGAGTGGAAATGTTTTAGTATGTTTTGAATGATCATACAGATTATAATTTTCGTATTGATACTTCTTTATGTTGAaaattttgggggatttttaaGCCATCGTTGTTTAAGAGTCTCAGCTTGTCCCACATTCCCTCTGTTGGCCAACCTGTTAAGGGTAATAAGAATGCTTCTCAAAAAGGACTCTAAATGTCAGCTGCCATTTATAATCAGTAGGGAAGGAAATCCATCCATGAAGCTTCCAGAAAAGCtgtaatattttcaatattcttgcatatggatttatttcttctgttttacaaGTGAGTCTTTGTGCCGTGCTGTTTAAAAAGGTCAGATGTGATCCATTTGAAGCTCTAGGATTTCACTGTATCTCAGGATGGTTTTGGAGTTCCGTTTTATTAGCAATTAACTCTTTAATGCAGTCAGCCCAGTGTCTTCTAGCACACACTGGTTCTGTCTACTGCTGGTAGAGGGGAAGGAATATGAGCAGCAGCTACTGAAACCAGCCTGTTATGAAGCAATGCTGCAAAACCTGCCTCTCTCAACATGACCAGGTGTGTGGCACCCATGGACGAGCACATAAGGAGAATCCAGACAAATCCAACCATCAGGTACTTAAAGCCAACTTTTGCTGCATCTTCACTGGTCAAGCTGATCTCAGGCCAGGGCACAGTGGCATGTTCAGATGTTTTTATCCACTGAGAATTTGCTGCCACTCCAAAAGCAATGTCAAATACATGGGGCCAGCTGGCCTTAAAGCTGTCTTGTGTTAGCAACATGTGGGATTTTTGTTACCTAAGTACCAGTGGCTTTCTGACACCTCAGCAGTCTCTTCAGCTAGGTAAAGCTTCCTGATTTCAGTTTTGAGACTGAAACAAGTGAAACCACAAGTTACACCCTTCTGGGGTAGccacacaaaataaatacttcaagGATTtattgaaggggaaaaaaaggctttgctgttgacttcaaatgaaaaacataTGGCAAGGGAGagcattttgttgttgtttttgttccttctgctgTTGTGAGGAAGCACCTTTTTCCAGGGAGATGGTCACAAATAAAATTGCCAGAGGTATTCCCTCTCTTCCATTAAGAGTAATTTCTCACAGATGGATATTAGCCTGCTCTGTGGCATTATGCTGGTGAGAGCTCTTCATTTGAAATTGAGCTTTTTCATTCtcttataaaaataatgcatcTGCTTTGCAACTTTTTGATCTAGATGCCTTTTgcctgttttcatttctttccaataGAATTTCCTGTTTATTCATGAATTTACTCAGAAATTTCAGACTTACACAAAGATACTTCAgtaattcttttcattttgattaCTATTTTTAAGCCTTACAGTTCAATTTACAgggtaatatttttaattaaaagcacaatgaaggttttgttttatatgtactctcaatattttttaattacatcaATGCTTTTGATCTTTTACTGTTGGCAtaagtttattttcttagcaGGAAGTGTTTTTCAATATTACCTTTCACATATGGTACTGTAGAGTCTGATTTAACACTAGACTCCAGTTGAAAATTATtcaataaaaaaggaaattaactctGAAATGGGATATAATGTGTCACAGATTTGCTGGTTTTTGTATCTTTGTATACTGTAAGAACTATTTCATCTGTTGCACTTCTGGCACTACTCCAATACAAAGTAACATTGTTTAGGTTTTAAGTAAGAAATACTGGTTTGTGGTCACTGTGGTATTTGCTATAGGGAACTAATTTTGATTTGAGGGTAACGAAATATGAAGTGTCTCACTGGTTTCCAGTAACAAAAGCATAACCTGTGTTCTGAAAACTCCAGCCCAAAAATGAGCAAGTAAATCTATCACTATCTAAtgcttaaaaagagaaagacttTATGCAGAACTATAAACTAACTAAAGAAGCAAAGGCTGTTCAAAAGCAGGAGGGCTGTGATCTTCAACATAAAATATCTGGATTAAGTGATTCACAAAGATGTGATTTTAAACTACATATGTTCCATAGAGTTCTTGCACATTTCCCCAGATGAGAGAAATTCTCATCTGGAGGCCCTATCCCTTTAAAGCAGATGGTTCCACATCTGCAGTCAGCAGAATCTGGGCTGGGACTAGCAGTGTATACAGTATACTGCAAGGATGAGAATACATCATACCATGAAGGAAAGTGAAGCAATCCAGGACCTCTCAGGTTTCACAGCCTCTAATCAAGCAGAACTACACATTCAGGCACAAAAATAGCCAGTAGACAAGTACAGGCAGTGTTGCTTGAGCTCTGACATGGAGTGTGAGCCAAGTAGCTTTCTCCCTTGCTCCCATGCCTTCCACACTATTTTTCCTTATGCTGGAAAATCTGAAGACTCAAGAAAACTTTAATTCAATTATATTTGGTTcaaaatttctacttttttcaaGGCTGCAAGTAAAATAGTCTTTTCTTCAAGCTTAAAGCTTGATGTCTAAGCCTCTATTTCTCCCTAAATTTagtatattttttcccccatgtgATTATTTCTATGCTTCTGTGTTCCTTAATGTCTGTTGGGGAATTAGACATGACATCTGCAAGCAATCTGATCTCATTCTTTTCATTAATTCTGGCTAATATTCATCAAGTTGAACTGAGAAGTTTCTGCTGGCTCTTCTTGTGTTTTCAGAGACTGAGTTCATCAGATTACAGTTGTATTTCTAAAACTGAACAATTTCATAAACAAGAGTTGGCAAATCAAGGTGCTTAGCAATTGAGAGTAGTTGATTTGTGTCTAGAATTTAAATCTTTTCTGTCTGTTACCTAAGGTATTGCTTTCTTGATATTTTATgtgtaaaatttttttcaaatgctgtgGGTGGCTATTAGGGAATATTTCTGAGAAGTTTGTCATGAGCATTTGGTTGTTCAGACACGCTGATTGGCATGACCATGCAGACAGAAAGTATACACATTGTGCTATTTTTACTCTGAATTTTACTCTCTGTTGCTAGATAGGTTTAAGTGCTTATTCTATAGTCTATGACTGTGAGCTAGC
This sequence is a window from Parus major isolate Abel chromosome 5, Parus_major1.1, whole genome shotgun sequence. Protein-coding genes within it:
- the LGR4 gene encoding leucine-rich repeat-containing G-protein coupled receptor 4, with translation MRCFALLGLVAWGLGSWAGHSGGASPPPCPVPCSCDGDRGVDCSGRGLAAVPPGLSAFTHALDISMNNITRLPEDAFKNFPYLEELRLAGNDLTFIHPKALSGLKELKVLTLQNNQLKTVPNEAIRGLSGLQSLRLDANHITAIPEDSFEGLVQLRHLWLDDNSLTEVPIYPLSNLPSLQALTLALNKITHIPDHAFTNLSSLVVLHLHNNKIKTIGKHCFDGLDNLETLDLNYNNMVEFPEAIKSLPNLKELGFHSNYISIIPDGAFAGNPLLRTIHLYDNPLSFVGNSAFQNLSDLHSLVIRGASMVQWFPNLTGTINLESLTLTGTKISRIPVNLCQEQKVLRTLDLSYNNIKDLPSFKGCHTLEEISLQHNQIHEIAEDTFQGLSSLRVLDLSRNRIHQIHKGAFITVGALLNLDLSFNELSSVPVEGLSGLNQLKLTGNSELKEALAAKNFAKLRSLSVPYAYQCCAFWGCDSYLSSNAEDSSHQDQGALMDHEKANADIPRNAKNEELGQTIIHCTPATGAFKPCEYLLGSWMIRLTVWFIFLVALFFNLLVMLTIFASCTTLPSSKLFISLISVSNLFMGVYTGILTFLDAVSWGRFAEFGIWWETGSGCRIAGFLAVFSSESAIFFLMLAAVERSFSAKEFIKKGKSNRQKQFQIAAFFAFLCALVAGCLPLFYKAEYSASPLCLPFPTGETPLLGFTVTLVLLNSLAFLLMAIIYTKLYCNLEKEDLSENSQSSTIKHVAWLIFTNCIFFCPVAFFSFAPLITAISISPEIMKSVTLIFFPLPACLNPVLYVFFNPKFKEDWKLLRRQLTRKNGAVAIAVSAQGGCVTQDFYYDCGVYTHLQGSVALCECCESLLLSKPMPCKHLIKSHSCPALAVVPCQRPDGYWSDCGTQSAHSDYADEDDSFVSDSSDQVQACGRACFYQSRGFPLVRYAYNIPRIKD